Proteins from a single region of Strix aluco isolate bStrAlu1 chromosome W, bStrAlu1.hap1, whole genome shotgun sequence:
- the LOC141917649 gene encoding ubiquilin-1-like isoform X8 — protein sequence MSESAERPAGARSSSESSAQGFAVAEPRIIKITVKTPREKEEFAVPETSSIQQFKEEISKHFKSHTDQLVLIFAGKILKDQDTLIQHGIHDGLTVHLVIKTQNRSQDHPGQQIHATGSIATTSISGSNTSTPTSTNSNSFGLGGLGGLAGLSSLGLNASNFSELQSQMQQQLLSNPEMMVQIMENPFVQSMLSSPDLMRQLIMANPQMQQLIQRNPEISHMLNNPDIMRQVCLMWQKASRNKWRLWKIKTLELARNPAMMQEMMRNQDRALSNLESIPGGYNALRRMYTDIQEPMLNAAQEQFGGNPFASLVSNASSGGDSQPSRTENRDPLPNPWAPQSSSQSSTSTSTSGESSGSNNVGNSTSASMGQSSAIPNLGPGLGVAMFNTPGMQSLLQQITENPQLMQNMLSAPYMRSMMQSLSQNPDLAVQMMLNNPLFAGNPQLQGQMRQQLPTFLQQMQNPDTLSAMSNPRAMQALLQIQQGLQTLATEAPGLIPGFNPGLGGLGSTGAPTGSAVASSVPSENTNPTSGAAEPGHQQFVQQMLQALAGANAQQLQNPEVRFQRQLEQLSAMGFLNHEANLQALIATGGDISAAIERLLGAQPS from the exons TTCAAGGAAGAAATCTCTAAGCATTTCAAGTCCCACACTGATCAGCTTGTTTTGATATTTGctggaaaaattttaaaagatcaagATACTTTGATTCAGCATGGGATTCACGATGGACTCACTGTTCACCTGgtcattaaaacacaaaacag ATCACAAGACCATCCAGGTCAACAAATACATGCCACTGGCAGTATTGCTACCACATCAATATCAGGCAGTAATACCTCAACACCAACTTCAACAAATAGCAACTCTTTTGGCTTGG GTGGCCTTGGAGGTTTGGCAGGCCTGAGTAGCCTGGGCTTAAATGCATCAAACTTTTCAGAGTTACAAAGTCAGATGCAACAACAACTTCTGTCCAACCCAGAAATGATGGTTCAGATAATGGAAAATCCATTTGTTCAGAGCATGCTTTCAAGTCCTGACTTGATGAGGCAGTTAATTATGGCTAACCCTCAAATGCAGCAACTGATACAGAGAAATCCAGAAATCAGTCACATGCTGAATAATCCAGATATAATGAGACAG GTATGCCTTATGTGGCAGAAGGCATCAAGAAACAAATGGAGGCTTTGGAAAATtaag ACACTAGAACTTGCTAGAAACCCTGCAATGATGCAGGAAATGATGCGAAACCAGGACCGAGCCTTGAGCAACCTTGAAAGTATACCAGGTGGCTATAATGCCTTGCGACGTATGTACACAGATATTCAGGAGCCAATGTTGAATGCAGCACAGGAACAG TTTGGAGGTAACCCATTTGCTTCCTTAGTAAGCAATGCATCATCAGGAGGGGACAGTCAGCCATCTCGTACAGAAAATAGAGATCCTTTACCAAATCCCTGGGCTCCTCAGTCCAGCTCTCAGAGTTCCACAAGTACCAGCACCAGTGGTGAGAGCAGTGGCAGTAATAATGTCGGAAATAGCACCTCTGCTAGTATGGGACAGAGCTCAGCTATACCAAATTTGGGACCTGGACTAGGAG ttgctatgTTCAACACGCCAGGAATGCAGAGCTTGTTACAGCAGATAACAGAAAATCCACAACTTATGCAAAATATGTTGTCTGCACCCTATATGAGAAGCATGATGCAGTCATTGAGCCAGAATCCTGATCTTGCAGTACAG aTGATGTTGAATAATCCTTTATTTGCTGGAAATCCTCAACTTCAGGGGCAAATGAGACAACAGCTTCCTACTTTCCTTCAGCAA ATGCAGAATCCTGACACGTTATCAGCTATGTCAAACCCTAGAGCAATGCAAGCTTTGCTACAGATTCAGCAGGGCTTGCAGACGCTAGCAACGGAAGCACCGGGACTTATACCAGG ATTCAATCCTGGTTTAGGTGGATTGGGAAGCACTGGAGCTCCTACAGGGTCCGCTGTAGCTAGTTCTGTTCCCAGCGAAAATACAAATCCAACATCAGGGGCTGCTGAACCTGGTCACCAGCAGTTTGTCCAGCAAATGTTGCAGGCACTTGCTGGTGCAAATGCTCAG cagtTGCAAAATCCAGAAGTTAGATTTCAACGACAACTGGAGCAGCTGAGTGCAATGGGCTTTTTGAACCATGAAGCAAACTTACAAGCTCTAATAGCAACAGGAGGAGATATCAGTGCAGCTATTGAAAGGCTGCTTGGCGCTCAGCCTTCGTAG
- the LOC141917649 gene encoding ubiquilin-1-like isoform X6 → MSESAERPAGARSSSESSAQGFAVAEPRIIKITVKTPREKEEFAVPETSSIQQFKEEISKHFKSHTDQLVLIFAGKILKDQDTLIQHGIHDGLTVHLVIKTQNRSQDHPGQQIHATGSIATTSISGSNTSTPTSTNSNSFGLGGLGGLAGLSSLGLNASNFSELQSQMQQQLLSNPEMMVQIMENPFVQSMLSSPDLMRQLIMANPQMQQLIQRNPEISHMLNNPDIMRQFGGNPFASLVSNASSGGDSQPSRTENRDPLPNPWAPQSSSQSSTSTSTSGESSGSNNVGNSTSASMGQSSAIPNLGPGLGVAMFNTPGMQSLLQQITENPQLMQNMLSAPYMRSMMQSLSQNPDLAVQMMLNNPLFAGNPQLQGQMRQQLPTFLQQMQNPDTLSAMSNPRAMQALLQIQQGLQTLATEAPGLIPGFNPGLGGLGSTGAPTGSAVASSVPSENTNPTSGAAEPGHQQFVQQMLQALAGANAQQLQNPEVRFQRQLEQLSAMGFLNHEANLQALIATGGDISAAIERLLGAQPS, encoded by the exons TTCAAGGAAGAAATCTCTAAGCATTTCAAGTCCCACACTGATCAGCTTGTTTTGATATTTGctggaaaaattttaaaagatcaagATACTTTGATTCAGCATGGGATTCACGATGGACTCACTGTTCACCTGgtcattaaaacacaaaacag ATCACAAGACCATCCAGGTCAACAAATACATGCCACTGGCAGTATTGCTACCACATCAATATCAGGCAGTAATACCTCAACACCAACTTCAACAAATAGCAACTCTTTTGGCTTGG GTGGCCTTGGAGGTTTGGCAGGCCTGAGTAGCCTGGGCTTAAATGCATCAAACTTTTCAGAGTTACAAAGTCAGATGCAACAACAACTTCTGTCCAACCCAGAAATGATGGTTCAGATAATGGAAAATCCATTTGTTCAGAGCATGCTTTCAAGTCCTGACTTGATGAGGCAGTTAATTATGGCTAACCCTCAAATGCAGCAACTGATACAGAGAAATCCAGAAATCAGTCACATGCTGAATAATCCAGATATAATGAGACAG TTTGGAGGTAACCCATTTGCTTCCTTAGTAAGCAATGCATCATCAGGAGGGGACAGTCAGCCATCTCGTACAGAAAATAGAGATCCTTTACCAAATCCCTGGGCTCCTCAGTCCAGCTCTCAGAGTTCCACAAGTACCAGCACCAGTGGTGAGAGCAGTGGCAGTAATAATGTCGGAAATAGCACCTCTGCTAGTATGGGACAGAGCTCAGCTATACCAAATTTGGGACCTGGACTAGGAG ttgctatgTTCAACACGCCAGGAATGCAGAGCTTGTTACAGCAGATAACAGAAAATCCACAACTTATGCAAAATATGTTGTCTGCACCCTATATGAGAAGCATGATGCAGTCATTGAGCCAGAATCCTGATCTTGCAGTACAG aTGATGTTGAATAATCCTTTATTTGCTGGAAATCCTCAACTTCAGGGGCAAATGAGACAACAGCTTCCTACTTTCCTTCAGCAA ATGCAGAATCCTGACACGTTATCAGCTATGTCAAACCCTAGAGCAATGCAAGCTTTGCTACAGATTCAGCAGGGCTTGCAGACGCTAGCAACGGAAGCACCGGGACTTATACCAGG ATTCAATCCTGGTTTAGGTGGATTGGGAAGCACTGGAGCTCCTACAGGGTCCGCTGTAGCTAGTTCTGTTCCCAGCGAAAATACAAATCCAACATCAGGGGCTGCTGAACCTGGTCACCAGCAGTTTGTCCAGCAAATGTTGCAGGCACTTGCTGGTGCAAATGCTCAG cagtTGCAAAATCCAGAAGTTAGATTTCAACGACAACTGGAGCAGCTGAGTGCAATGGGCTTTTTGAACCATGAAGCAAACTTACAAGCTCTAATAGCAACAGGAGGAGATATCAGTGCAGCTATTGAAAGGCTGCTTGGCGCTCAGCCTTCGTAG
- the LOC141917649 gene encoding ubiquilin-1-like isoform X5: protein MSESAERPAGARSSSESSAQGFAVAEPRIIKITVKTPREKEEFAVPETSSIQQFKEEISKHFKSHTDQLVLIFAGKILKDQDTLIQHGIHDGLTVHLVIKTQNRSQDHPGQQIHATGSIATTSISGSNTSTPTSTNSNSFGLGGLGGLAGLSSLGLNASNFSELQSQMQQQLLSNPEMMVQIMENPFVQSMLSSPDLMRQLIMANPQMQQLIQRNPEISHMLNNPDIMRQTLELARNPAMMQEMMRNQDRALSNLESIPGGYNALRRMYTDIQEPMLNAAQEQFGGNPFASLVSNASSGGDSQPSRTENRDPLPNPWAPQSSSQSSTSTSTSGESSGSNNVGNSTSASMGQSSAIPNLGPGLGVAMFNTPGMQSLLQQITENPQLMQNMLSAPYMRSMMQSLSQNPDLAVQMQNPDTLSAMSNPRAMQALLQIQQGLQTLATEAPGLIPGFNPGLGGLGSTGAPTGSAVASSVPSENTNPTSGAAEPGHQQFVQQMLQALAGANAQLQNPEVRFQRQLEQLSAMGFLNHEANLQALIATGGDISAAIERLLGAQPS, encoded by the exons TTCAAGGAAGAAATCTCTAAGCATTTCAAGTCCCACACTGATCAGCTTGTTTTGATATTTGctggaaaaattttaaaagatcaagATACTTTGATTCAGCATGGGATTCACGATGGACTCACTGTTCACCTGgtcattaaaacacaaaacag ATCACAAGACCATCCAGGTCAACAAATACATGCCACTGGCAGTATTGCTACCACATCAATATCAGGCAGTAATACCTCAACACCAACTTCAACAAATAGCAACTCTTTTGGCTTGG GTGGCCTTGGAGGTTTGGCAGGCCTGAGTAGCCTGGGCTTAAATGCATCAAACTTTTCAGAGTTACAAAGTCAGATGCAACAACAACTTCTGTCCAACCCAGAAATGATGGTTCAGATAATGGAAAATCCATTTGTTCAGAGCATGCTTTCAAGTCCTGACTTGATGAGGCAGTTAATTATGGCTAACCCTCAAATGCAGCAACTGATACAGAGAAATCCAGAAATCAGTCACATGCTGAATAATCCAGATATAATGAGACAG ACACTAGAACTTGCTAGAAACCCTGCAATGATGCAGGAAATGATGCGAAACCAGGACCGAGCCTTGAGCAACCTTGAAAGTATACCAGGTGGCTATAATGCCTTGCGACGTATGTACACAGATATTCAGGAGCCAATGTTGAATGCAGCACAGGAACAG TTTGGAGGTAACCCATTTGCTTCCTTAGTAAGCAATGCATCATCAGGAGGGGACAGTCAGCCATCTCGTACAGAAAATAGAGATCCTTTACCAAATCCCTGGGCTCCTCAGTCCAGCTCTCAGAGTTCCACAAGTACCAGCACCAGTGGTGAGAGCAGTGGCAGTAATAATGTCGGAAATAGCACCTCTGCTAGTATGGGACAGAGCTCAGCTATACCAAATTTGGGACCTGGACTAGGAG ttgctatgTTCAACACGCCAGGAATGCAGAGCTTGTTACAGCAGATAACAGAAAATCCACAACTTATGCAAAATATGTTGTCTGCACCCTATATGAGAAGCATGATGCAGTCATTGAGCCAGAATCCTGATCTTGCAGTACAG ATGCAGAATCCTGACACGTTATCAGCTATGTCAAACCCTAGAGCAATGCAAGCTTTGCTACAGATTCAGCAGGGCTTGCAGACGCTAGCAACGGAAGCACCGGGACTTATACCAGG ATTCAATCCTGGTTTAGGTGGATTGGGAAGCACTGGAGCTCCTACAGGGTCCGCTGTAGCTAGTTCTGTTCCCAGCGAAAATACAAATCCAACATCAGGGGCTGCTGAACCTGGTCACCAGCAGTTTGTCCAGCAAATGTTGCAGGCACTTGCTGGTGCAAATGCTCAG tTGCAAAATCCAGAAGTTAGATTTCAACGACAACTGGAGCAGCTGAGTGCAATGGGCTTTTTGAACCATGAAGCAAACTTACAAGCTCTAATAGCAACAGGAGGAGATATCAGTGCAGCTATTGAAAGGCTGCTTGGCGCTCAGCCTTCGTAG
- the LOC141917649 gene encoding ubiquilin-1-like isoform X3 — protein MSESAERPAGARSSSESSAQGFAVAEPRIIKITVKTPREKEEFAVPETSSIQQFKEEISKHFKSHTDQLVLIFAGKILKDQDTLIQHGIHDGLTVHLVIKTQNRSQDHPGQQIHATGSIATTSISGSNTSTPTSTNSNSFGLGGLGGLAGLSSLGLNASNFSELQSQMQQQLLSNPEMMVQIMENPFVQSMLSSPDLMRQLIMANPQMQQLIQRNPEISHMLNNPDIMRQTLELARNPAMMQEMMRNQDRALSNLESIPGGYNALRRMYTDIQEPMLNAAQEQFGGNPFASLVSNASSGGDSQPSRTENRDPLPNPWAPQSSSQSSTSTSTSGESSGSNNVGNSTSASMGQSSAIPNLGPGLGVAMFNTPGMQSLLQQITENPQLMQNMLSAPYMRSMMQSLSQNPDLAVQMMLNNPLFAGNPQLQGQMRQQLPTFLQQMQNPDTLSAMSNPRAMQALLQIQQGLQTLATEAPGLIPGFNPGLGGLGSTGAPTGSAVASSVPSENTNPTSGAAEPGHQQFVQQMLQALAGANAQLQNPEVRFQRQLEQLSAMGFLNHEANLQALIATGGDISAAIERLLGAQPS, from the exons TTCAAGGAAGAAATCTCTAAGCATTTCAAGTCCCACACTGATCAGCTTGTTTTGATATTTGctggaaaaattttaaaagatcaagATACTTTGATTCAGCATGGGATTCACGATGGACTCACTGTTCACCTGgtcattaaaacacaaaacag ATCACAAGACCATCCAGGTCAACAAATACATGCCACTGGCAGTATTGCTACCACATCAATATCAGGCAGTAATACCTCAACACCAACTTCAACAAATAGCAACTCTTTTGGCTTGG GTGGCCTTGGAGGTTTGGCAGGCCTGAGTAGCCTGGGCTTAAATGCATCAAACTTTTCAGAGTTACAAAGTCAGATGCAACAACAACTTCTGTCCAACCCAGAAATGATGGTTCAGATAATGGAAAATCCATTTGTTCAGAGCATGCTTTCAAGTCCTGACTTGATGAGGCAGTTAATTATGGCTAACCCTCAAATGCAGCAACTGATACAGAGAAATCCAGAAATCAGTCACATGCTGAATAATCCAGATATAATGAGACAG ACACTAGAACTTGCTAGAAACCCTGCAATGATGCAGGAAATGATGCGAAACCAGGACCGAGCCTTGAGCAACCTTGAAAGTATACCAGGTGGCTATAATGCCTTGCGACGTATGTACACAGATATTCAGGAGCCAATGTTGAATGCAGCACAGGAACAG TTTGGAGGTAACCCATTTGCTTCCTTAGTAAGCAATGCATCATCAGGAGGGGACAGTCAGCCATCTCGTACAGAAAATAGAGATCCTTTACCAAATCCCTGGGCTCCTCAGTCCAGCTCTCAGAGTTCCACAAGTACCAGCACCAGTGGTGAGAGCAGTGGCAGTAATAATGTCGGAAATAGCACCTCTGCTAGTATGGGACAGAGCTCAGCTATACCAAATTTGGGACCTGGACTAGGAG ttgctatgTTCAACACGCCAGGAATGCAGAGCTTGTTACAGCAGATAACAGAAAATCCACAACTTATGCAAAATATGTTGTCTGCACCCTATATGAGAAGCATGATGCAGTCATTGAGCCAGAATCCTGATCTTGCAGTACAG aTGATGTTGAATAATCCTTTATTTGCTGGAAATCCTCAACTTCAGGGGCAAATGAGACAACAGCTTCCTACTTTCCTTCAGCAA ATGCAGAATCCTGACACGTTATCAGCTATGTCAAACCCTAGAGCAATGCAAGCTTTGCTACAGATTCAGCAGGGCTTGCAGACGCTAGCAACGGAAGCACCGGGACTTATACCAGG ATTCAATCCTGGTTTAGGTGGATTGGGAAGCACTGGAGCTCCTACAGGGTCCGCTGTAGCTAGTTCTGTTCCCAGCGAAAATACAAATCCAACATCAGGGGCTGCTGAACCTGGTCACCAGCAGTTTGTCCAGCAAATGTTGCAGGCACTTGCTGGTGCAAATGCTCAG tTGCAAAATCCAGAAGTTAGATTTCAACGACAACTGGAGCAGCTGAGTGCAATGGGCTTTTTGAACCATGAAGCAAACTTACAAGCTCTAATAGCAACAGGAGGAGATATCAGTGCAGCTATTGAAAGGCTGCTTGGCGCTCAGCCTTCGTAG
- the LOC141917649 gene encoding ubiquilin-1-like isoform X1 yields MSESAERPAGARSSSESSAQGFAVAEPRIIKITVKTPREKEEFAVPETSSIQQFKEEISKHFKSHTDQLVLIFAGKILKDQDTLIQHGIHDGLTVHLVIKTQNRSQDHPGQQIHATGSIATTSISGSNTSTPTSTNSNSFGLGGLGGLAGLSSLGLNASNFSELQSQMQQQLLSNPEMMVQIMENPFVQSMLSSPDLMRQLIMANPQMQQLIQRNPEISHMLNNPDIMRQVCLMWQKASRNKWRLWKIKTLELARNPAMMQEMMRNQDRALSNLESIPGGYNALRRMYTDIQEPMLNAAQEQFGGNPFASLVSNASSGGDSQPSRTENRDPLPNPWAPQSSSQSSTSTSTSGESSGSNNVGNSTSASMGQSSAIPNLGPGLGVAMFNTPGMQSLLQQITENPQLMQNMLSAPYMRSMMQSLSQNPDLAVQMMLNNPLFAGNPQLQGQMRQQLPTFLQQMQNPDTLSAMSNPRAMQALLQIQQGLQTLATEAPGLIPGFNPGLGGLGSTGAPTGSAVASSVPSENTNPTSGAAEPGHQQFVQQMLQALAGANAQLQNPEVRFQRQLEQLSAMGFLNHEANLQALIATGGDISAAIERLLGAQPS; encoded by the exons TTCAAGGAAGAAATCTCTAAGCATTTCAAGTCCCACACTGATCAGCTTGTTTTGATATTTGctggaaaaattttaaaagatcaagATACTTTGATTCAGCATGGGATTCACGATGGACTCACTGTTCACCTGgtcattaaaacacaaaacag ATCACAAGACCATCCAGGTCAACAAATACATGCCACTGGCAGTATTGCTACCACATCAATATCAGGCAGTAATACCTCAACACCAACTTCAACAAATAGCAACTCTTTTGGCTTGG GTGGCCTTGGAGGTTTGGCAGGCCTGAGTAGCCTGGGCTTAAATGCATCAAACTTTTCAGAGTTACAAAGTCAGATGCAACAACAACTTCTGTCCAACCCAGAAATGATGGTTCAGATAATGGAAAATCCATTTGTTCAGAGCATGCTTTCAAGTCCTGACTTGATGAGGCAGTTAATTATGGCTAACCCTCAAATGCAGCAACTGATACAGAGAAATCCAGAAATCAGTCACATGCTGAATAATCCAGATATAATGAGACAG GTATGCCTTATGTGGCAGAAGGCATCAAGAAACAAATGGAGGCTTTGGAAAATtaag ACACTAGAACTTGCTAGAAACCCTGCAATGATGCAGGAAATGATGCGAAACCAGGACCGAGCCTTGAGCAACCTTGAAAGTATACCAGGTGGCTATAATGCCTTGCGACGTATGTACACAGATATTCAGGAGCCAATGTTGAATGCAGCACAGGAACAG TTTGGAGGTAACCCATTTGCTTCCTTAGTAAGCAATGCATCATCAGGAGGGGACAGTCAGCCATCTCGTACAGAAAATAGAGATCCTTTACCAAATCCCTGGGCTCCTCAGTCCAGCTCTCAGAGTTCCACAAGTACCAGCACCAGTGGTGAGAGCAGTGGCAGTAATAATGTCGGAAATAGCACCTCTGCTAGTATGGGACAGAGCTCAGCTATACCAAATTTGGGACCTGGACTAGGAG ttgctatgTTCAACACGCCAGGAATGCAGAGCTTGTTACAGCAGATAACAGAAAATCCACAACTTATGCAAAATATGTTGTCTGCACCCTATATGAGAAGCATGATGCAGTCATTGAGCCAGAATCCTGATCTTGCAGTACAG aTGATGTTGAATAATCCTTTATTTGCTGGAAATCCTCAACTTCAGGGGCAAATGAGACAACAGCTTCCTACTTTCCTTCAGCAA ATGCAGAATCCTGACACGTTATCAGCTATGTCAAACCCTAGAGCAATGCAAGCTTTGCTACAGATTCAGCAGGGCTTGCAGACGCTAGCAACGGAAGCACCGGGACTTATACCAGG ATTCAATCCTGGTTTAGGTGGATTGGGAAGCACTGGAGCTCCTACAGGGTCCGCTGTAGCTAGTTCTGTTCCCAGCGAAAATACAAATCCAACATCAGGGGCTGCTGAACCTGGTCACCAGCAGTTTGTCCAGCAAATGTTGCAGGCACTTGCTGGTGCAAATGCTCAG tTGCAAAATCCAGAAGTTAGATTTCAACGACAACTGGAGCAGCTGAGTGCAATGGGCTTTTTGAACCATGAAGCAAACTTACAAGCTCTAATAGCAACAGGAGGAGATATCAGTGCAGCTATTGAAAGGCTGCTTGGCGCTCAGCCTTCGTAG
- the LOC141917649 gene encoding ubiquilin-1-like isoform X7 → MYRTSGLCCFIFRSKVPLISYSGTIGGLGGLAGLSSLGLNASNFSELQSQMQQQLLSNPEMMVQIMENPFVQSMLSSPDLMRQLIMANPQMQQLIQRNPEISHMLNNPDIMRQVCLMWQKASRNKWRLWKIKTLELARNPAMMQEMMRNQDRALSNLESIPGGYNALRRMYTDIQEPMLNAAQEQFGGNPFASLVSNASSGGDSQPSRTENRDPLPNPWAPQSSSQSSTSTSTSGESSGSNNVGNSTSASMGQSSAIPNLGPGLGVAMFNTPGMQSLLQQITENPQLMQNMLSAPYMRSMMQSLSQNPDLAVQMMLNNPLFAGNPQLQGQMRQQLPTFLQQMQNPDTLSAMSNPRAMQALLQIQQGLQTLATEAPGLIPGFNPGLGGLGSTGAPTGSAVASSVPSENTNPTSGAAEPGHQQFVQQMLQALAGANAQQLQNPEVRFQRQLEQLSAMGFLNHEANLQALIATGGDISAAIERLLGAQPS, encoded by the exons atgTACAGAACTTCAGGCTTGTGCTGTTTCATCTTCCGTAGTAAGGTGCCACTGATCTCTTATTCTGGAACTATAG GTGGCCTTGGAGGTTTGGCAGGCCTGAGTAGCCTGGGCTTAAATGCATCAAACTTTTCAGAGTTACAAAGTCAGATGCAACAACAACTTCTGTCCAACCCAGAAATGATGGTTCAGATAATGGAAAATCCATTTGTTCAGAGCATGCTTTCAAGTCCTGACTTGATGAGGCAGTTAATTATGGCTAACCCTCAAATGCAGCAACTGATACAGAGAAATCCAGAAATCAGTCACATGCTGAATAATCCAGATATAATGAGACAG GTATGCCTTATGTGGCAGAAGGCATCAAGAAACAAATGGAGGCTTTGGAAAATtaag ACACTAGAACTTGCTAGAAACCCTGCAATGATGCAGGAAATGATGCGAAACCAGGACCGAGCCTTGAGCAACCTTGAAAGTATACCAGGTGGCTATAATGCCTTGCGACGTATGTACACAGATATTCAGGAGCCAATGTTGAATGCAGCACAGGAACAG TTTGGAGGTAACCCATTTGCTTCCTTAGTAAGCAATGCATCATCAGGAGGGGACAGTCAGCCATCTCGTACAGAAAATAGAGATCCTTTACCAAATCCCTGGGCTCCTCAGTCCAGCTCTCAGAGTTCCACAAGTACCAGCACCAGTGGTGAGAGCAGTGGCAGTAATAATGTCGGAAATAGCACCTCTGCTAGTATGGGACAGAGCTCAGCTATACCAAATTTGGGACCTGGACTAGGAG ttgctatgTTCAACACGCCAGGAATGCAGAGCTTGTTACAGCAGATAACAGAAAATCCACAACTTATGCAAAATATGTTGTCTGCACCCTATATGAGAAGCATGATGCAGTCATTGAGCCAGAATCCTGATCTTGCAGTACAG aTGATGTTGAATAATCCTTTATTTGCTGGAAATCCTCAACTTCAGGGGCAAATGAGACAACAGCTTCCTACTTTCCTTCAGCAA ATGCAGAATCCTGACACGTTATCAGCTATGTCAAACCCTAGAGCAATGCAAGCTTTGCTACAGATTCAGCAGGGCTTGCAGACGCTAGCAACGGAAGCACCGGGACTTATACCAGG ATTCAATCCTGGTTTAGGTGGATTGGGAAGCACTGGAGCTCCTACAGGGTCCGCTGTAGCTAGTTCTGTTCCCAGCGAAAATACAAATCCAACATCAGGGGCTGCTGAACCTGGTCACCAGCAGTTTGTCCAGCAAATGTTGCAGGCACTTGCTGGTGCAAATGCTCAG cagtTGCAAAATCCAGAAGTTAGATTTCAACGACAACTGGAGCAGCTGAGTGCAATGGGCTTTTTGAACCATGAAGCAAACTTACAAGCTCTAATAGCAACAGGAGGAGATATCAGTGCAGCTATTGAAAGGCTGCTTGGCGCTCAGCCTTCGTAG